In the Malania oleifera isolate guangnan ecotype guangnan chromosome 1, ASM2987363v1, whole genome shotgun sequence genome, one interval contains:
- the LOC131156318 gene encoding uncharacterized protein LOC131156318 yields MVDVESGHFRTEVESSLKGTRWDGVSKFRKEIIKSDAGASIAALQTHLRSKYQYHASYRKVWLGKQMAVARVFGDWDISYQLLPKWMHAMCEINPGTKVKWVWTEIPDANNVAILTCVFWSFAASIEGFHHCPPVLYVDGTHLYGKYKGKLLIATAPDANQQIFIVAFAIVEEESLRTWSWFLKCIQDEVTNRDNLCLISNRHAGILAAVLQNNDWQLPHAHHWFCLRHIVRNFNQRVHNTMLKRMVEIAGREHQVRKFNSMMERILTKGGPIAKSFFEEIPPHMWTQCHDGGRRYGNMTTNLVECFNAVLKGTRSLPITTIV; encoded by the exons ATGGTTGATGTTGAATCCGGTCATTTTAGAACTGAAGTTGAAAGTTCACTCAAGGGCACCCGATGGGATGGTGTCTCGAAATTTAGGAAAG AAATTATCAAAAGTGACGCCGGTGCTTCTATTGCAGCTTTGCAAACACACTTGAGGTCAAAGTACCAGTACCATGCATCGTACAGAAAGGTATGGCTCGGGAAGCAAATGGCAGTTGCAAGGGTGTTTGGAGATTGggatatttcatatcaactgCTTCCAAAGTGGATGCATGCTATGTGTGAAATAAATCCTGGTACAAAGGTGAAGTGGGTGTGGACAGAAATCCCTGATGCTAACAATGTTGCTATTTTGACATGTGTGTTCTGGTCATTTGCAGCATCAATAGAGGGATTTCATCATTGTCCTCCAGTTCTCTATGTGGACGGAACGCACTTGTACGGTAAATATAAAGGTAAATTATTAATTGCAACGGCACCTGATGCAAATCAACAAATATTTATAGTAGCGTTTGCCATCGTTGAGGAGGAGAGTTTGCGCACATGGTCCTGGTTCCTTAAGTGCATTCAAGATGAAGTGACTAATCGCGATAATTTGTGTCTTATATCAAATAGACATGCCGGTATTCTTGCTGCCGTTCTTCAAAACAATGACTGGCAACTGCCACATGCGCACCATTGGTTTTGCTTGCGTCACATTGTTAGAAACTTCAACCAGAGGGTGCACAATACGATGCTCAAGCGAATGGTTGAAATAGCTGGTAGGGAGCACCAAGTTAGGAAATTCAATAGTATGATGGAAAGAATCCTAACAAAGGGTGGGCCAATTGCAAAGTCCTTTTTTGAAGAGATACCTCCTCACATGTGGACGCAATGTCACGATGGTGGTCgaaggtatggaaacatgaccacgAATCTTGTTGAATGTTTTAATGCCGTCTTGAAAGGAACTCGTAGTCTACCAATAACGACCATTGTCTAG